A single genomic interval of Cellvibrio sp. PSBB023 harbors:
- the ilvA gene encoding threonine ammonia-lyase, biosynthetic, whose amino-acid sequence MPETYIKRILNARIYDLAVETPLDEAHLLSARTGNKVLLKREDLQPVFSFKLRGAYNKLMQLTEEERSRGVICASAGNHAQGVALGSQHLGIKATIVMPRTTPAIKVDAVKARGAKVVLHGDSYDEASAHAKKLVEEKGMTYIHPFDDPDVIAGQGTIAMEILRQYPGKIDAIFIAVGGGGLAAGIGAYVKYLRPETKIIAVESEESACLMAAMDKKKRVVLPQVGIFADGIAVAQIGEETFRVLRKVVDECMTVTNDEICAGIKDIFEDTRSIAEPAGAVSVAGLKKYVAEHGITGQTFVAIDCGANINFDRLRYISERTEIGEQREAILAVTIPERPGAYKEFCKALGKRNITEFNYRYADARDAKIFVGVQVAAGGKDRADLVAELKAQGYDLVDMTENELAKLHIRHLVGGHAPQATDEVLYRFEFPERPGALMTFLNKVAGRWNISLFHYRNHGSASARVLVGMQVPKKEYAELKVFLNELNYPYWDETKNEAYKFFLG is encoded by the coding sequence ATGCCTGAAACTTACATAAAACGCATCCTCAACGCCCGCATCTACGATCTGGCGGTAGAAACGCCGCTCGACGAAGCTCACCTGCTCTCTGCCCGTACCGGCAATAAAGTGCTACTCAAGCGCGAAGATTTGCAGCCGGTGTTTTCATTCAAATTGCGCGGCGCCTACAACAAACTAATGCAGCTCACCGAAGAGGAGCGCAGTCGCGGGGTGATTTGCGCCTCGGCAGGTAACCATGCGCAAGGCGTTGCCTTGGGGTCGCAACACCTGGGTATCAAGGCGACCATCGTGATGCCGCGTACCACCCCAGCCATTAAGGTCGATGCCGTAAAAGCGCGCGGTGCCAAAGTGGTGTTGCACGGCGACAGCTACGACGAAGCCTCGGCCCATGCCAAAAAGCTGGTCGAAGAAAAAGGCATGACCTACATCCACCCGTTTGATGACCCGGATGTGATCGCAGGCCAAGGCACCATCGCCATGGAAATCCTGCGCCAGTATCCCGGTAAGATCGATGCAATATTTATTGCCGTCGGCGGTGGCGGTTTGGCAGCGGGCATTGGCGCTTACGTGAAATACCTGCGCCCGGAAACCAAAATTATCGCGGTGGAATCGGAAGAGTCTGCTTGCCTGATGGCGGCGATGGACAAGAAAAAGCGCGTGGTATTGCCGCAAGTGGGCATTTTTGCCGACGGTATTGCCGTGGCCCAGATTGGTGAAGAAACTTTCCGCGTGCTGCGTAAAGTGGTCGATGAATGCATGACCGTCACTAACGACGAAATCTGTGCTGGCATCAAAGATATTTTTGAAGACACCCGCTCTATTGCCGAACCGGCGGGCGCGGTCAGTGTTGCCGGGTTGAAAAAATACGTGGCTGAGCACGGCATTACCGGGCAAACCTTCGTAGCCATTGACTGCGGTGCCAATATTAATTTTGACCGCCTGCGCTACATTAGCGAGCGCACAGAAATTGGTGAACAGCGCGAAGCGATTCTGGCGGTGACCATTCCTGAGCGCCCGGGCGCCTACAAGGAATTCTGCAAGGCCTTGGGTAAACGCAATATCACCGAGTTCAACTATCGCTATGCCGATGCCCGGGACGCCAAGATTTTTGTGGGCGTACAGGTTGCGGCAGGCGGAAAGGATCGCGCCGATCTGGTCGCTGAACTCAAAGCACAGGGTTATGACCTGGTGGACATGACCGAGAATGAGCTGGCCAAGTTGCACATCCGCCACTTGGTGGGCGGCCATGCTCCGCAGGCGACGGACGAAGTGCTGTATCGCTTTGAGTTCCCTGAGCGCCCCGGCGCCTTGATGACCTTCTTAAACAAAGTTGCCGGGCGCTGGAATATTTCCCTGTTCCACTACCGCAACCACGGTTCCGCTTCGGCGCGAGTACTGGTAGGCATGCAAGTGCCTAAAAAAGAATACGCCGAGCTGAAGGTCTTTTTGAACGAGTTGAATTATCCCTATTGGGATGAAACCAAAAACGAAGCCTACAAGTTCTTCTTGGGCTGA
- the rpiA gene encoding ribose-5-phosphate isomerase RpiA, which translates to MTQDQLKQAVARAAIEYIKPKLFSDSIIGVGTGSTANFFIDYLGEISDRFAGAVASSDASAARLKKLGIEVLDCNSVSELVVYVDGADESNAYLHLIKGGGAALTREKIVRAVSNEFVCIADESKWVDVLGKFPLPVEVIPMARSYVARELVKLGGAPVYREGVVTDNGNVILDVYNLQIIDPVNLEITINQITGVVTNGLFAAKGADVLLLGTKDGVKTIFPR; encoded by the coding sequence ATGACACAAGACCAACTCAAACAAGCCGTGGCGCGCGCCGCGATTGAATACATCAAACCCAAATTGTTTAGCGACTCCATTATCGGCGTCGGCACCGGTTCTACGGCGAACTTTTTTATCGATTACCTGGGCGAAATCAGCGATCGTTTTGCCGGTGCCGTGGCCAGTTCAGATGCCTCCGCTGCGCGCTTGAAAAAGCTTGGCATTGAGGTACTGGATTGCAATTCCGTGAGCGAGTTGGTGGTGTATGTGGATGGCGCCGATGAGAGCAATGCTTATCTGCACCTGATCAAAGGCGGTGGCGCCGCATTGACGCGCGAAAAAATCGTGCGCGCGGTTTCCAATGAATTTGTGTGTATCGCCGACGAAAGCAAATGGGTCGATGTGTTGGGCAAATTCCCGCTGCCGGTGGAAGTCATCCCCATGGCGCGCTCCTATGTCGCCCGCGAACTGGTCAAGCTGGGCGGCGCACCGGTCTATCGCGAAGGGGTTGTCACCGACAACGGCAATGTGATTCTGGATGTATATAACTTGCAGATTATTGACCCGGTCAACCTGGAGATCACCATCAACCAGATCACCGGCGTAGTCACCAACGGCCTGTTTGCGGCAAAGGGCGCAGATGTGCTGTTGCTGGGCACCAAAGACGGGGTTAAAACGATTTTCCCTCGCTAA
- a CDS encoding methyl-accepting chemotaxis protein, which translates to MLSFSSIQGRLLFAVGAGIILFVMISGIAISLLSNTITDYNRLIAGSVAQERSINHMNFQFKTQVQEWKNVLLRGKDPQKLTQYWTQFETLHRDIQQQGARLKADLQGESRAKVEAFLAAHETAFGRYQIGLQDFKNAGFDPAAGDKAVAGIDREPSKLLEESAQFISAQVASDTATNVDASKSVSFWASALILLGGILVAFLVLVILRKSLISPLANINNHLAVLASGNFRQSLQFSDGGELGSLAKNIKQVQHSIVQVVTTVQNSMQKLADASNQITQSASAVARYTDQAHHSTDQVSAAITEMTATVQEVASNAGGAADAAQHADHNAQQGLSIMGGTLDAINQLSQETNKAGNAMAQLEEDTNRIGSVLVVIKNVAEQTNLLALNAAIEAARAGEQGRGFAVVADEVRSLAKRTQDSTAEIQQIIEAVQKGALHAVTAMKSSQSKTAATLEMAGRAGQSITQITQAITAILGMNMQIATAAEEQSYTAEEINKNIIRLVNLIESLNQDARMSEQIALRLDDTTKDLENQIAHFAV; encoded by the coding sequence ATGCTTAGTTTTTCCAGTATCCAGGGGCGCCTGCTGTTTGCCGTTGGCGCAGGCATCATCTTATTTGTGATGATCAGCGGCATCGCTATTTCACTACTCAGTAACACTATCACCGATTACAACCGCCTGATTGCAGGGTCGGTGGCGCAAGAGCGCAGCATCAACCACATGAACTTCCAATTTAAAACCCAGGTACAAGAGTGGAAAAATGTGCTGCTGCGCGGCAAAGACCCGCAAAAACTCACTCAATACTGGACCCAATTCGAAACACTGCATCGGGATATCCAACAACAAGGCGCCCGCCTGAAAGCAGATTTACAAGGCGAAAGCCGCGCTAAAGTGGAGGCCTTCCTTGCCGCACATGAAACTGCCTTTGGGCGCTACCAAATCGGATTGCAGGACTTCAAAAACGCCGGTTTTGACCCTGCGGCAGGAGACAAGGCTGTCGCAGGTATTGATCGTGAGCCGAGCAAATTACTGGAAGAATCTGCACAATTCATTAGCGCCCAGGTTGCCAGTGATACGGCAACCAATGTCGACGCCAGCAAAAGTGTCTCTTTTTGGGCCAGTGCGCTAATCCTTCTGGGCGGTATTCTGGTGGCTTTTCTGGTGCTGGTGATCCTGCGCAAAAGCCTTATTAGCCCCTTGGCAAATATCAATAATCACCTCGCTGTACTTGCCAGCGGAAACTTTCGCCAGAGCCTGCAGTTCAGTGATGGGGGAGAGTTGGGCAGCCTCGCTAAAAACATTAAGCAAGTGCAACACAGTATTGTGCAAGTCGTCACCACGGTACAAAACTCAATGCAGAAACTGGCCGATGCCTCCAACCAAATAACCCAGAGCGCGTCAGCTGTTGCGCGCTACACCGACCAGGCGCACCACTCTACCGATCAGGTGTCTGCCGCTATCACCGAGATGACCGCAACTGTGCAGGAAGTGGCAAGCAATGCCGGTGGCGCGGCTGATGCTGCACAACATGCCGACCACAATGCGCAGCAGGGCCTGAGCATCATGGGCGGCACACTCGACGCGATCAACCAGTTGAGCCAAGAGACCAATAAGGCTGGCAATGCCATGGCTCAACTTGAGGAGGATACCAACCGCATTGGCAGTGTCCTGGTGGTGATTAAAAATGTAGCCGAGCAAACCAACCTGCTCGCCCTCAACGCTGCGATTGAAGCTGCGCGCGCAGGAGAACAAGGGCGCGGTTTTGCGGTAGTGGCCGACGAGGTACGCTCACTTGCCAAACGCACGCAGGATTCCACAGCGGAGATCCAACAAATTATCGAAGCGGTACAAAAAGGCGCGCTGCATGCAGTAACCGCCATGAAATCCAGCCAAAGTAAAACAGCGGCAACACTGGAAATGGCAGGGCGTGCGGGGCAGTCGATCACCCAAATCACTCAGGCGATTACCGCGATATTAGGCATGAATATGCAAATTGCGACCGCCGCCGAGGAGCAAAGCTATACCGCCGAAGAGATCAACAAAAATATTATTCGCCTTGTAAATCTGATTGAGAGCCTGAATCAGGATGCACGCATGTCTGAGCAAATAGCACTACGATTGGATGACACCACCAAAGATCTGGAAAATCAAATCGCACACTTTGCCGTCTAG
- a CDS encoding choice-of-anchor A family protein: MAFYSKFLAIALVGSLSSLASAGPLNDYNLILFGDLNVSGGSGHIEGKAFIGGDVVNASIFAQKEPANSTADTVKVVGNFKSNNGTHIDRGYLAYQGNFSGPTNICNGAGLTPDGCVKKVTDNSLTAERAVLLSQLQAESAYYKGLSTSDNTALIGDMNNKKFSYTGSATDLVVFNITADELAGPQWSLDMDFATALNVVINVSGTSFTAGNTKNGTESFRNNFNNVLWNFYEATTLNFGDSWYGSILALNATIDTKSNLDGAVAARSYVGNGEIHKGSWSYTPPTTEVTEPSILILLMSGLGLIGLSRLRRR; the protein is encoded by the coding sequence ATGGCTTTTTACTCCAAATTTCTGGCTATCGCTCTTGTTGGAAGCCTCTCATCGCTCGCCAGCGCTGGCCCATTGAACGACTACAATCTGATTCTGTTTGGCGATTTGAATGTGTCTGGCGGCAGCGGCCACATTGAAGGCAAGGCCTTTATTGGTGGCGACGTTGTTAACGCCTCTATTTTTGCGCAAAAGGAACCGGCTAATTCCACCGCCGATACGGTCAAGGTTGTCGGTAACTTTAAAAGCAATAACGGCACCCATATCGATCGCGGTTATCTCGCCTACCAAGGCAACTTTTCCGGTCCGACCAATATTTGTAACGGCGCCGGGTTGACGCCTGACGGCTGCGTGAAAAAAGTAACCGATAATTCATTAACGGCAGAAAGGGCAGTTTTATTATCCCAGTTGCAAGCGGAATCCGCTTACTACAAAGGGTTGAGCACATCGGATAACACGGCATTGATTGGTGATATGAACAACAAGAAGTTCAGCTACACCGGCAGCGCAACTGATTTGGTCGTGTTTAACATCACCGCTGATGAATTGGCTGGCCCCCAGTGGAGCCTGGATATGGATTTTGCCACGGCGCTGAATGTTGTCATTAATGTTTCCGGCACCAGTTTTACCGCCGGTAATACCAAGAATGGCACCGAGAGCTTCCGCAACAACTTCAACAATGTGCTGTGGAATTTCTACGAGGCGACCACCTTGAACTTTGGCGATTCCTGGTATGGTTCCATTCTTGCACTGAACGCCACTATTGACACTAAATCCAATCTGGATGGCGCGGTTGCGGCCAGGTCTTATGTGGGCAATGGTGAAATCCACAAAGGCAGTTGGAGCTACACACCGCCAACCACCGAGGTAACTGAGCCATCCATCCTTATTTTGCTGATGAGTGGTTTGGGGTTGATCGGCTTAAGCCGTCTGCGTCGCCGCTAA
- the tsaA gene encoding tRNA (N6-threonylcarbamoyladenosine(37)-N6)-methyltransferase TrmO, producing the protein MDFSFPAIGIVHSCFKEKFGIPRQPGLAPLARAEIELLPPYDDPDAFDGLEGTSHLWIQFVFHANKSTNKRDSWKPKVKPPRLGGNKSLGVFATRSPTRPAPIGLSVVRYEGLQQRDGKLFVAISGVDLLEGTPVLDIKPYVPYVDCVTHAHNHFAAQPPAAIAVEIPADLAAICCDYQQTTGIDLAGLITQVLQQDPRPQYQQPEPERVYGMKLLDLDVRWRYRTDCHPHRIHLSALLPGDIV; encoded by the coding sequence ATGGATTTTTCCTTTCCCGCCATCGGCATAGTTCACTCCTGCTTTAAGGAGAAATTTGGCATACCGCGCCAACCGGGCTTGGCGCCACTGGCCAGGGCTGAAATAGAACTGCTGCCACCTTATGATGATCCGGACGCGTTTGATGGCCTGGAAGGCACCAGTCACCTGTGGATTCAGTTTGTGTTTCACGCCAACAAGTCCACCAATAAACGCGATAGCTGGAAACCCAAAGTCAAACCGCCACGTTTAGGCGGCAACAAAAGCCTGGGAGTTTTTGCCACCCGCTCCCCTACTCGTCCGGCGCCTATCGGCCTATCGGTAGTGCGTTATGAGGGACTGCAACAGCGCGACGGAAAATTGTTTGTTGCCATCAGCGGGGTGGATCTGCTGGAGGGCACGCCGGTATTGGATATCAAACCCTATGTGCCCTATGTGGATTGCGTAACCCATGCCCACAACCATTTTGCCGCCCAGCCACCGGCGGCGATTGCGGTGGAGATACCGGCAGACCTTGCAGCTATCTGTTGCGATTACCAGCAAACAACAGGCATTGATCTCGCGGGCTTAATCACCCAGGTATTGCAACAAGATCCACGCCCTCAGTACCAACAACCAGAGCCTGAGCGAGTGTATGGCATGAAACTGCTGGATCTGGATGTGCGTTGGCGCTACCGCACCGACTGCCACCCCCATCGAATTCACTTATCCGCCCTCTTACCGGGCGATATTGTTTAA
- a CDS encoding DUF4197 domain-containing protein: MNFARTCLLLMPLSLVACNATLPQMAETGAAVASAAGYNNQAQLIRGIKEALELGSSRAASSLSATGGYANSSLYRIELPANLQPIAGTLRQMGLGSQLDRVEGLMNQGAEKAAVEAQAVFIDAVRNMSVTDALGIIRGSNTAATDYFRTQTEASLRQRYLPIIKQNLQQIGFYNQYQQLLGTYNMLPLANKPSLDLEQHVLTMALDGLFKQVAVEEQLIRKDPVGRGSQIIGSVFNATK; this comes from the coding sequence ATGAACTTTGCTCGCACTTGCTTGTTATTAATGCCACTGAGCCTTGTCGCCTGTAACGCCACCCTGCCACAAATGGCCGAGACAGGTGCCGCAGTGGCCAGCGCTGCGGGTTATAACAACCAGGCACAACTCATTCGCGGCATCAAGGAAGCACTGGAGCTGGGCAGCAGCCGCGCCGCCAGCAGCCTGTCAGCCACGGGCGGCTATGCCAATAGTTCGCTCTATCGCATCGAGTTACCGGCAAACTTGCAGCCAATCGCTGGCACTTTGCGCCAAATGGGACTGGGTAGCCAACTGGATCGCGTAGAAGGATTAATGAACCAGGGCGCGGAAAAAGCTGCCGTGGAGGCTCAGGCAGTGTTTATCGATGCCGTACGCAATATGAGCGTCACCGACGCACTGGGCATTATTCGCGGCTCCAACACCGCCGCCACCGATTACTTCCGCACCCAAACCGAAGCCAGCTTGCGCCAGCGTTATCTGCCCATCATCAAGCAAAACTTGCAGCAAATCGGCTTCTATAACCAGTATCAGCAGTTGCTGGGCACTTACAACATGCTGCCACTGGCCAACAAGCCCAGCCTGGACCTTGAGCAGCATGTACTGACCATGGCGCTCGATGGCCTGTTCAAACAAGTCGCTGTGGAGGAGCAACTCATCCGCAAAGATCCGGTAGGGCGCGGCAGCCAGATTATTGGCTCGGTGTTTAACGCCACCAAATAA
- the serA gene encoding phosphoglycerate dehydrogenase: MSKTSLDKSKIKFLLLEGVHQSAVDTLNEQGYTNIEYLKTALGEDELIAKIQDAHFVGLRSRTQLTRRVFENAPKLIAAGCFCIGTNQVDLKAAQEHGVAVFNAPYSNTRSVAELVIAEAILLLRNIPQKNAVCHRGGWDKSAVGSFEIRGKTLGLIGYGSIGSQTSVLAESLGMNVQFYDVITKLPLGNATQIRNLDDLLATSDIISLHVPETQSTQMMIGAREIGLMKKGAILINASRGTVVNIDALADAIKAGNLSGAAIDVFPEEPKANGDEFISPLRGLDNVILTPHIGGSTMEAQANIGIEVAEKLIKYSDNGTTTSSVNFPEVALPGHPDAHRLLHVHANVPGVLSKINKIFSDNHINIASQYLQTNDKVGYVVVDINSPYDEVALEQLKNIEGTIRCRVLF; encoded by the coding sequence ATGAGCAAGACCTCGTTAGACAAAAGCAAGATCAAGTTTCTGCTGCTGGAAGGCGTGCACCAATCGGCGGTGGATACCCTCAATGAGCAGGGCTACACCAATATCGAGTACCTGAAAACCGCGCTGGGCGAGGATGAGCTGATCGCGAAGATTCAGGATGCTCACTTCGTCGGCCTGCGTTCGCGCACCCAACTGACCCGCCGCGTATTTGAAAATGCGCCCAAGCTGATCGCCGCTGGCTGTTTCTGCATTGGCACCAATCAGGTGGATTTGAAAGCAGCGCAAGAACACGGCGTGGCAGTATTCAATGCGCCCTACTCCAACACTCGCTCGGTGGCCGAACTGGTTATCGCCGAAGCGATTTTGTTGCTGCGCAATATTCCACAAAAAAATGCGGTCTGCCATCGCGGCGGTTGGGATAAATCCGCTGTGGGTTCTTTTGAAATTCGCGGCAAAACCCTGGGCCTGATTGGCTACGGCTCCATCGGCAGCCAAACCTCGGTGCTGGCGGAATCGCTGGGCATGAACGTGCAGTTCTACGATGTCATCACCAAACTGCCACTGGGCAATGCCACCCAAATTCGCAACCTGGATGACCTGCTCGCCACGTCTGACATCATCAGCCTGCACGTACCTGAAACCCAATCCACACAAATGATGATTGGCGCACGCGAAATTGGCTTGATGAAAAAAGGCGCCATCCTGATCAACGCCTCACGCGGGACTGTTGTTAACATCGATGCTCTGGCCGATGCGATTAAAGCAGGCAACCTGTCCGGCGCTGCCATCGACGTATTCCCCGAAGAACCCAAGGCAAATGGCGATGAATTCATCAGCCCCTTGCGCGGCTTGGACAATGTCATCCTGACCCCGCACATCGGTGGTTCCACCATGGAAGCGCAGGCAAACATTGGTATCGAAGTGGCCGAAAAACTGATCAAATACTCAGACAACGGCACCACCACCAGCTCGGTCAACTTCCCCGAAGTTGCCTTGCCAGGTCACCCGGACGCACATCGCTTGTTGCACGTGCACGCCAACGTTCCCGGCGTGCTCTCCAAGATCAACAAGATTTTCTCCGACAACCACATCAATATCGCCTCGCAATATCTGCAAACTAACGACAAGGTTGGCTACGTAGTGGTGGATATCAACTCCCCCTACGACGAAGTGGCACTGGAGCAACTGAAAAATATTGAAGGCACCATCCGCTGCAGAGTACTGTTTTAA
- a CDS encoding DUF368 domain-containing protein: MTTPDPKEIALHQPNRSIKDYLLILLKGLCMGAADVVPGVSGGTIAFITGIYDEWLSSLKRCTPAVLLMLKRDGIVKTWQYINGNFLVALFGGILISLKTFAAIVLLAMDSYPILVWAFFSGLVAASIYLLVRAQRGWGVVEFIGLVLGVLFILAISYMAPAQLPGHGWILFLGGFVAICAMILPGISGSFILLLVGLYPVFLQAIHHLEIGKLLWFGAGCVTGLIVFSRFLLWLLNSYHSQTLAVLIGFLIGSLSVTWPWKHALLTTQDSHGRTVALQQENLNPLNYMAVTGNEPTIVLAIVWALAGVLLVVGVEAAAVWLKRRNA; encoded by the coding sequence ATGACGACTCCCGATCCCAAGGAAATAGCGCTGCATCAACCGAATCGCAGCATCAAGGATTACCTGCTGATTTTGCTTAAAGGCTTGTGTATGGGCGCTGCTGACGTTGTGCCCGGTGTATCGGGCGGCACTATTGCATTTATTACTGGCATTTATGATGAATGGCTCAGTTCATTGAAGCGCTGCACTCCGGCCGTATTGCTCATGCTAAAGCGCGATGGCATTGTAAAAACCTGGCAATACATCAACGGCAATTTTTTGGTGGCTTTATTTGGCGGGATTTTAATTAGCTTGAAAACCTTTGCCGCCATTGTGTTGTTGGCAATGGATAGCTATCCGATTTTGGTCTGGGCGTTTTTCTCCGGTTTGGTGGCGGCATCTATTTATTTATTGGTGCGTGCACAGCGTGGTTGGGGCGTAGTGGAGTTTATTGGCTTGGTGTTGGGTGTGTTATTTATTCTTGCCATTTCCTACATGGCGCCAGCGCAACTGCCGGGCCATGGCTGGATTTTATTTCTCGGTGGCTTTGTTGCTATTTGCGCGATGATTCTGCCCGGTATCTCCGGTAGTTTTATTTTATTGTTGGTAGGTTTGTATCCTGTTTTCCTACAGGCAATCCACCACTTGGAAATTGGTAAATTACTCTGGTTTGGGGCGGGTTGTGTGACAGGTCTCATTGTGTTTTCACGATTTTTGCTCTGGCTATTGAACAGTTACCACTCTCAGACACTTGCTGTATTAATTGGTTTTTTAATTGGCTCTCTGAGTGTTACCTGGCCTTGGAAGCACGCCTTATTAACCACACAAGACAGTCATGGCCGCACTGTTGCATTGCAACAGGAAAATTTAAATCCACTGAATTACATGGCAGTTACCGGTAATGAGCCCACTATTGTGCTCGCCATAGTCTGGGCATTGGCGGGTGTGTTGCTCGTGGTGGGTGTTGAAGCCGCTGCGGTTTGGTTGAAACGCCGTAACGCCTGA
- a CDS encoding alpha/beta hydrolase, with protein sequence MPQNSPPDDAGECLSAELVFTWADAEALMQQMPALVFAPSSDGLWAKSEAVQNYLNYYRINFAAQDAQLCHGFGRVQAAGFAIATHYWLPPNPRGTLVIVHGYYDHLGIFNHAIAFGLAQGLAVLAFDLPGHGLSSGERAAIDSFDHYADVLQQVLEAAHPLLPAPLFALGQSTGGSVLLNHLWRYPVLFERTALCAPLILPKGWGLGRWLYLLLHKWVKHLPRGRSRSSHDAQFIRFIDGQDCLQSKRLSVRWVGAMKAWHSQFLHFPVRDSRLLVVQGTDDQTVMWRYNTQLIQRQLPRAQMVFIPAAGHQLVNELPCYRIAVFTEIQRHFFDD encoded by the coding sequence ATGCCACAGAATTCCCCGCCTGATGACGCCGGTGAGTGTTTATCCGCCGAGCTTGTGTTTACCTGGGCAGATGCTGAGGCTCTGATGCAACAGATGCCCGCACTGGTCTTTGCGCCGTCAAGCGACGGTCTGTGGGCTAAAAGCGAGGCAGTGCAAAATTATCTCAATTACTACCGCATTAATTTTGCCGCGCAGGATGCACAACTCTGTCACGGTTTTGGCCGGGTGCAAGCCGCCGGGTTTGCTATTGCCACACATTACTGGCTGCCGCCGAATCCACGCGGAACACTGGTGATTGTGCACGGTTATTACGATCATCTGGGCATTTTTAATCATGCTATTGCCTTTGGTTTGGCGCAGGGCTTGGCGGTATTGGCCTTTGATTTGCCTGGTCATGGCCTGAGCAGCGGTGAGCGTGCCGCGATTGATTCATTTGACCACTACGCCGATGTATTGCAGCAGGTGCTTGAAGCGGCGCATCCGCTGCTGCCTGCGCCCTTGTTTGCGCTGGGGCAGAGTACGGGTGGGTCGGTATTGCTCAATCACCTCTGGCGCTACCCGGTGTTATTTGAGCGCACAGCCCTGTGTGCACCGCTGATTTTGCCGAAAGGCTGGGGCTTGGGGCGCTGGTTATACCTGCTGTTGCATAAATGGGTAAAACACCTACCGCGCGGTCGCTCGCGCAGTTCCCACGATGCACAATTCATTCGTTTTATTGATGGGCAAGATTGTTTGCAGTCCAAGCGCTTGTCCGTGCGCTGGGTGGGGGCGATGAAAGCTTGGCATAGTCAATTTTTGCACTTTCCGGTGCGTGATTCCCGGCTCTTGGTGGTACAGGGTACCGACGACCAGACAGTAATGTGGCGCTATAACACCCAGCTAATTCAGCGTCAGTTACCGCGTGCACAAATGGTATTTATTCCTGCGGCCGGGCATCAGCTGGTCAACGAATTGCCCTGTTACCGCATCGCGGTTTTTACGGAAATTCAGCGTCATTTTTTTGATGATTAA
- a CDS encoding AraC family transcriptional regulator, whose protein sequence is MQKYIFNIHDVVLFMTVAECFLLVIFQAILPVKNQLANRLLSVFLLSIAVSSACILVLWNENVRLFPLFDETLLPYFLVITQLLKGPMLLLYVTALTQDSFSLNRRHWLHAIPIAIALLWLLVFHINGSDLSFKTLHQQQLANAVWHFIKVMPFFYGLMAFNKVRLYLISLQDQYSTFSSTEPSWLKTLSLGFLITWTFSILVHVVANTIDSPRISDVIGITENYIVFILINALFINSVVHTHKLLTTKPELSKDIKVDEKLTDSAIQKVQQGMETQKLFLKQNLNIEEFSKRINLPVKEVSAVINKHYGTNFFEFMNSYRVEEAKRLLGDNQHAEMTVMDVLLHAGFNSKSAFHRFFNRLVGMSPTEYRKQQLQKEKAG, encoded by the coding sequence ATGCAGAAATATATCTTTAACATCCACGATGTTGTGCTCTTTATGACCGTCGCGGAGTGTTTCCTGCTCGTTATTTTTCAGGCAATCCTTCCGGTCAAAAACCAGCTCGCTAACCGCTTGCTGAGTGTTTTCTTATTGTCCATCGCCGTCAGCTCCGCCTGCATTTTGGTGCTGTGGAATGAAAACGTCAGGCTATTTCCACTCTTTGACGAAACCTTGCTGCCCTATTTCCTGGTAATTACCCAGCTCCTGAAAGGGCCTATGTTATTGCTGTACGTGACGGCGCTCACACAAGATTCCTTCAGCCTGAATCGCCGCCATTGGCTACATGCCATTCCTATCGCGATTGCGCTGCTCTGGCTGCTGGTATTCCATATCAATGGTTCGGATTTAAGCTTTAAAACACTTCACCAGCAACAATTGGCCAATGCCGTGTGGCATTTCATCAAAGTGATGCCGTTCTTTTACGGGCTGATGGCCTTCAACAAAGTACGTTTGTATCTGATTAGCCTGCAGGATCAATACTCCACCTTTTCCTCAACCGAACCCAGTTGGCTCAAAACACTCAGCCTGGGTTTTTTAATCACCTGGACGTTTTCCATTCTGGTGCATGTGGTTGCCAACACCATTGATTCACCGCGCATTTCTGATGTGATCGGCATTACCGAAAACTACATTGTGTTTATTCTGATCAACGCCTTGTTTATCAACAGTGTGGTGCACACCCACAAATTGCTCACCACCAAACCGGAGTTGAGCAAGGATATTAAAGTGGATGAAAAACTCACTGATTCAGCGATTCAAAAAGTCCAACAAGGCATGGAAACCCAGAAGCTGTTTCTGAAGCAAAACCTGAATATTGAAGAATTTTCCAAGCGGATTAATTTGCCCGTGAAAGAAGTTTCTGCCGTTATCAACAAACATTACGGCACCAACTTTTTTGAATTTATGAACAGCTATCGCGTAGAGGAAGCCAAGCGTTTGTTGGGTGATAACCAACATGCCGAAATGACCGTGATGGATGTATTGCTGCATGCGGGTTTTAACAGCAAGTCGGCCTTCCATCGCTTTTTCAATCGATTGGTTGGCATGTCACCCACCGAATACCGCAAGCAACAACTGCAAAAAGAAAAAGCGGGCTGA